CTGTTTGGCGATACGTGTCGGATGCATCAAATCATCAGCGTCCATCCGGGCGATATATTTTCCGTTTGCAAGGTCGACAACTTGATTCAAACGTTTTGCGAGACCTTGATTCGTGTGGTCGGAAATCACCCTCACTCGATTATCGGTCACCGATTGAGCAATTGAGAGGGACGAGTCTCGCGAACCATCGTCAATGAGGATCAATTCCCAGTTCGTGTAGCTTTGCGCAAAGACGGAACGAATTGCATCGGGCAGGGTGTCTTGGTTGTTATAAAACGGTAATCCGATGGTCAGCGTCATAGGGGTCACGCAAAGCAAGTGTCGGGATGGGTGATAACGGTGTCAGTGGATTCGTTTGGAGCTTCGATAAACAGCCAGGAAAAATAGATGCAAACAAGCCACATAAGTCCGAAGTTTAAAAGCAACGAGGGTAAGTGATAAGCGCAGAGGAAAACGGGGCCGATTCTTAGTGGCATGGAAACAGTGGGATGAGTGACCTCAGTGCGGGACAGCCAACCAATGACGAGTCCATAGACAAATACGCCTAGCAGGCAATATCTCGTGCCAATATTTAAGATAAGTTCTTCCAGCATTCCTACTCCGAATCCCCAGTTGAGCCATTCCGGTGATTCGTTCACGATGAAACCCGTGAAATACATCGCGGTCGAACGACCTTTGAATGGGGCTAATTGGCGAGGTACGAAATAAAGGGTGGAGTAGAGATATCCCGACAGTGTTCGTGGTAGAACGTCCGTACCGACGGGAGGTGAAACCTCACTTACTGTTGCGATTACGCCCGCACGCGAGAAGTCGTTGTGAATGATTTCCACAAGTAAGTTGTCATTACGAAGCGTCTGTCCTGCGTAGCTGCCCCGAAAAATCGGCAGGATGACTGCTGCGAAAACAATGCAACCAGTCGCGAGTGCGACCGCTTTCCAGATGCTGATGCGGCGAAAGAAGCTTAAGGCGGCCAAAATGGTTGGAAACAAAATGAGTGTTCGTTGGCTGCAAATAATCGAGGCACAAATGGCGGCAAAAGCGAGGTAAAGAGTGAACATCCGCCCCTTGGGAGTACGAGCATCTTCGGTGGCAGCGTAAAAGGCCAGAATGTACATGGGCAGAGAGAGTAAAACCACCAGCGGACCGAGGTTCGCTCCCACCTGCGACCGCATCAGCCAGATTTCTCCGCCATCGATCAGGTAAGTTAGACCGTACCAAGCCGGCATTGCCGTGGTAATGCAGGCGAGTACGTAAAAGCTGAGACGGCGTCGTGCTTCCAACCAAGGGCGTTCCAACGCATCGGAAAAACGGGTTGATTTTGCAGGCCCAGCTAACTTGGTACCCGCTAGCAGAATCCATGGAGCGACGGACAACATGGAAATTACAAACCATTGAGTCTCTCGAGGCGCGTCGAGGATCGAACGGAAGTAGGGTACTTCATAATCAAATCCGAGCAATTCGACTGCGATCCCAAAGTCGTAGTACAGGACAAATGAAATGGTTCCCGCAATCGCAGGTGCGGGGAGAATCCCACGACGTAACGCCGACCATGCCGGTGCGGCGGCAATCAAGTGGGATGTTGCCATGAGTATTAAAAGACAGTAGATCACGTCGATAGCAGTTCCATCGAGGGAGCGAAATCGGTTTCTGGGGTGTCTTCATGAAGACGCCCTCTCTCGTAGAACTCTTTGAGTTGTGCGAAATTAGTCGCAATATTGAAATTGCTTGCAGCCACTTGTTGGTAGGCCGCTTGCCGAGGGACCGTCATCGGTCGCTTGCGAATTTCAGCAATTGCTTCAGCCCAGGCGGCAGGACCTGCCGCCAATGGGAGCCGTGTGATGAGTTTTGGCACCACCGTAGCCTCTTCCGGAACTGATGACGAAGCAATACAAGGAAGTCCAGCTGCCTGCGCTTCCACGAGAGCAAGCCCCAGTCCCTCATGGTGGGATGGAAAGACAAACGTATCGACACTGCCGAGCAATCTTGCAACGTCCGATCGAACTCCAACAAATCGTACTTGCTGTTTGATCGCTAATTGTGAAACCTTCGCTTCTATTTGCGGACGAAGCTCACCGTCTCCGATTAAAACCAGCACGTAAGTTGGATCGCGCCGAATGAGTTTTTCCATTGTGTCCAATAGATGACTGTGGTTCTTTACTTGGACGAACCTCCCCGTGTGCCCCACCACAAAAGCCGAATCCGGGATTCTTAATTCTCGTCGCACGGCTTGGCGATCAACTGATTGCTGGAAAGGAGTGAGATCAATCCCGCAGTGAATGGTTTGCCAGGGGACTCCCTGGTTGGGGCTGCTATTGAGCGTGATTTGGGCCGCGCGGCTGGCCGCAATCCGATGCGTTGCATGGCGTGCAATCCACTGCTGCATGCTGGATTCATACACGCCGCGAAGTACGGGCCGACGTTTTCCTGGATGGTGAGTCGTCACGTGGTGGCTGTGGGCCACACGCATCGGAACGCCTGCATGGTGCGCCAGTTTTAAGGTCAAACCACTGAAAAACGAAACGTGGCTGTGGACGACCTGATAAGGACCATGTTGCCGTAATAAACTACGGAATGTTTTGGCGTATCGCCAGGGTGAACGCGGAGAGACACATCGCAACAGATTCGCGCCACAATCTTTAAGCACCTCGTCGTAATGTCCCGGCTCGTGACTATGGACCAGGAAGTCCATTGGCAGCTGAAGGCGATCACATTGCTTCAGTAAATTGACCAGCCACGATTCCGAACCGCCGCAGCCGGTTCCTCCGATAACATGTAACACTCGGATTGGGGCGTTCGCTTGCATCGAAATCAGGCACCCGCAGGATGAGAACCAACGGGTAATCTGCCAAGGTGATTGAATTGGAGAATTACGAGTCCGGACTGCTTGCGCGTTGCCAAACGGAACAGAAATTAGCACCGTCGCGCGGGAATTGATTCGCTAATCGCTCGGCTTCTTTTCGCCAACGCTCGGGTAGGTTGCGTTCGTAAAAGGCTCCCATGAAACTGTACGACTGACTCCAATGGAGTCGCCAGTTATTCGCTAACTGACGTTCCA
This genomic stretch from Pirellulaceae bacterium harbors:
- a CDS encoding glycosyltransferase, which gives rise to MQANAPIRVLHVIGGTGCGGSESWLVNLLKQCDRLQLPMDFLVHSHEPGHYDEVLKDCGANLLRCVSPRSPWRYAKTFRSLLRQHGPYQVVHSHVSFFSGLTLKLAHHAGVPMRVAHSHHVTTHHPGKRRPVLRGVYESSMQQWIARHATHRIAASRAAQITLNSSPNQGVPWQTIHCGIDLTPFQQSVDRQAVRRELRIPDSAFVVGHTGRFVQVKNHSHLLDTMEKLIRRDPTYVLVLIGDGELRPQIEAKVSQLAIKQQVRFVGVRSDVARLLGSVDTFVFPSHHEGLGLALVEAQAAGLPCIASSSVPEEATVVPKLITRLPLAAGPAAWAEAIAEIRKRPMTVPRQAAYQQVAASNFNIATNFAQLKEFYERGRLHEDTPETDFAPSMELLST